In the genome of Oncorhynchus masou masou isolate Uvic2021 chromosome 26, UVic_Omas_1.1, whole genome shotgun sequence, one region contains:
- the LOC135514730 gene encoding regulator of nonsense transcripts 2-like isoform X5: MPAEGKRSLNMDEKEVSSFSNKEKDRDADRRPASSRDKVKDEAKMSGKKDIGKAAEEKRRRLEEDKRKKEEKERKRKEEEKQKAEEEQRKKEEEEKKQQEEQERKVQEEEARRQREEEAAQLKEKEEGHQLHQEAWERHQCRKELRVRNQNAHEGRPEETFFSRLDSSLKKNTAFVKKLRTLTEQQRDALSNDFGSLNLSKYIGEAVGSVVEAKLKISDVGCAVHLCSLFHQRYAEFAPLLLQAWKRHFEARKEEKAPNVSKLRTDLRFIAELTIVGLFTDKEGLSLIYEQLKSIIGTDRETHTHVSVVISFCKHCGDDIAGLVPRKVKAAREKFGLAFPPSEIINTEKQQPFQNLLREYFTSLTKHLKKDHRELQNIERQNRRILHSKGELSEDRHKQHEEFATSYQKLLANTQSLADFLDENMPELPLDKTVQEEHGPGIDIFTPGKPGEYDLEGGIWEDEDARNFYENMVDLKAFVPAILFKDNEKCKDKEEAAAKEAKDAAATTEELELELEALDIADDPLELDGPDEAENEAELAKKLLDEQEQEDEEASTGSHLKLIVDAFIQQLPNCVNRDLIDKAAMDFCMNMNTKSNRRKLVRALFTVPRQRLDLLPFYSRLVATLHPCMSDVADDLCSILKGDFRFHIRKKDQINIETKNKTVRFIGELAKFKLFSKTDTLHCLKMLLSDFSHHHIEMACTLLETSGRFLFRSPDSHLRTSVLLEQMMRKKQAQHLDARYVTMVENAYYYCNPPPMEKTVRKKRPPLQEYIRKLLYKDLSKVTTEKVLRQMRKLPWQDPESKGYLICCMVNIWNVKYNSIHCVANLLAGLVAYQEDVGIHVVDGVLEDIRLGMEVNQPKFNQRRISSAKFLGELYNYRMVESAVIFRTLFSFISFGVNPDGGPSPLDPPEHLFRIRMVCTLLDTCGQYFDRGSSKRKLDCFLIYFQRYIWWKKSVEVWSAEHQFPIDIDYMISDTLELLRPKMRLCISLEDSARQVTELEREFLVKLGLAMDGQKDGRPSSAMGSEGEALDEDDDDDDEEGGADTEEQSGNESEMNEPEEEEGSENEEEEREEEEEENTDYLTDSNKENETDEENNEVTIRGGGLKHVACAEDEDFIQALDKMMLENLQQRSGEAVKVHQLDVAIPLQLKSQLKKGPGGPVCSGEGDADISDTMQFVMLTRKGNKQQFKILNVPLSSHLAANHFNQQQAEQEERMRMKKLTLDINERQEQEDYQEMMASLAQRPAPANTNRERRPRYQHPKGAPNADLIFKTGGRKQETKQERIERHEKRDRQERQEKHE, from the exons ATGCCTGCTGAGGGCAAGAGATCATTAAACATGGATGAGAAAGAGGTGAGCTCCTTTAGTAacaaggagaaagacagggatgcTGATAGACGGCCCGCCTCCTCCCGGGATAAAGTGAAGGATGAGGCAAAGATGAGTGGCAAGAAAGATATTGGTAAGGCtgcagaggaaaagaggaggcgGCTTGAGGAGGACAAAAGAAAGAAGGAAGAAAAAGAGCGGAAacggaaagaggaggagaaacagaaggcagaggaggagcagaggaagaaggaggaagaggagaagaagcagcaggaggagcaggagaggaaagTTCAGGAGGAGGAGGCCAGGAGACAGCGTGAAGAGGAGGCAGCTCAACTCAA agagaaggaggagggccACCAGCTCCACCAGGAGGCCTGGGAGCGCCACCAGTGCCGGAAGGAGCTTCGTGTCCGCAACCAGAACGCCCACGAGGGCCGTCCCGAGGAGACCTTCTTTAGTCGCCTTGACTCCAGCTTGAAGAAGAACACAGCCTTTGTCAAGAAGCTGCGCACGCTCACCGAGCAGCAGCGCGATGCCCTCTCCAACGACTTTGGCTCGCTCAACCTCAGCAAGTACATCGGCGAGGCGGTGGGCTCTGTTGTGGAGGCCAAGCTGAAGATCTCTGACGTGGGCTGCGCCGTGCACCTGTGCTCCCTCTTCCACCAGCGCTACGCCGAATTCGCCCCACTGCTCCTCCAGGCCTGGAAAAGGCACTTTGAGGCGCGCAAGGAAGAGAAGGCACCCAATGTGAGCAAGCTGCGCACCGACCTGCGCTTCATCGCAGAGCTCACCATCGTAGGCCTGTTCACCGACAAGGAGGGCCTGTCGCTCATCTACGAGCAGCTGAAGAGCATCATCGGGACGGAccgcgagacacacacacatgtgtcAGTGGTCATCAGCTTCTGTAAGCACTGCGGGGACGACATTGCGGGCCTGGTGCCTCGCAAGGTGAAGGCTGCACGGGAGAAGTTTGGCCTGGCCTTCCCTCCCAGCGAGATCATCAACACGGAGAAGCAGCAGCCCTTTCAGAACCTTCTGAGGGAGTACTTCACCTCGCTCACCAAGCACCTGAAGAAGGACCACCGCGAGCTGCAGAACATTGAGAGGCAGAACAG GCGTATCCTCCACTCCAaaggggagctgagtgaggacaGGCACAAGCAGCATGAGGAGTTTGCCACGTCCTACCAGAAGCTGCTGGCTaacacccagtctctggctgactTTCTGGATGAGAACATGCCAGAGCTTCCACTGGACAAGACTGTGCAGGAAG AGCACGGCCCTGGCATTGACATCTTCACCCCTGGGAAGCCCGGGGAGTATGACCTGGAGGGGGGCATCTGGGAGGACGAGGATGCCAGGAACTTCTACGAGAACATGGTGGACCTGAAGGCCTTCGTCCCCGCCATCCTGTTCAAAGATAACGAGAAGTGCAAGGACAAAGAAGAGGCTGCTGCTAAAG AGGCTAAAGATGCTGCGGCCACCACAGAGGAGTTGGAGTTGGAGCTCGAGGCTCTAGACATCGCGGATGACCCTCTGGAGCTGGATGGACCTGACGAGGCAGAGAACGAGGCAGAGCTCGCCAAAAAACTGTTGGATGAGCAAG AACAAGAGGATGAGGAGGCAAGCACCGGGTCCCACCTGAAGCTCATTGTGGACGCCTTCATCCAGCAGCTTCCCAACTGTGTCAACAGAGACCTCATAGACAAG GCTGCCATGGATTTCTGCATGAACATGAACACAAAGTCAAACAGGAGGAAGCTGGTCCGAGCTCTCTTCACCGTTCCCAGACAAAG GTTGGATCTGCTGCCCTTTTACTCCCGTCTGGTGGCCACCCTTCACCCCTGCATGTCAGATGTGGCCGATGACCTGTGCTCCATACTCAAAGGAGACTTCAGGTTCCAC ATCCGGAAGAAGGACCAGATCAATATCGAAACAAAAAATAAAACTGTGAGGTTTATCGGGGAGCTGGCCAAGTTCAAGTTGTTCTCAAAAACGGACACTCTGCATTGTCTGAAG aTGCTGCTGTCAGACTTCTCCCATCACCACATAGAGATGGCCTGCACCCTGCTGGAGACCAGTGGACGCTTCCTTTTCAGATCCCCTGACTCCCACCTCCGGACCAGCGTCCTTCtg GAGCAAATGATGCGTAAGAAGCAGGCGCAGCACCTGGATGCTCGCTACGTGACCATGGTGGAGAATGCCTACTACTACTGCAACCCCCCGCCCATGGAGAAGACTGTCAGGAAGAAGAGGCCCCCACTGCAGGAGTACATCCGCAAACTGCTCTACAAGGACCTCTCCAAGGTCACCACGGAGAAG gtGTTGAGGCAGATGCGTAAACTCCCCTGGCAGGACCCAGAGTCTAAAGGCTACCTGATCTGCTGCATGGTCAACATCTGGAACGTCAAgtacaacagcatccactgtgTGGCCAACCTGCTGGCCGGCCTTGTGGCCTACCAGGAGGACGTGGGCATCCACGTGGTGGATGGGGTCCTGGAGGACATCCGCCTGGGAATGGAG GTGAACCAGCCCAAGTTCAACCAGCGTCGGATCAGCAGTGCCAAGTTTCTGGGGGAGCTCTACAACTACCGCATGGTGGAGTCAGCGGTCATCTTCCGCAccctcttctccttcatctcGTTCGGGGTGAATCCGGATGGCGGCCCCAGCCCCCTGGACCCCCCCGAGCACCTGTTCCGCATTCGCATGGTCTGCACCCTGCTGGACACCTGCGGACAGTACTTTGACCGCGGCTCCAGCAAGAGGAAGCTGGACTGCTTCCTCATCTACTTCCAG AGGTATATTTGGTGGAAGAAGAGTGTGGAGGTGTGGAGTGCAGAGCACCAGTTCCCCATCGACATTGACTACATGATCAGTGACACCCTGGAGCTGCTCCGACCAAAGATGAGGCTCTGCATCTCCCTGGAAGACTCCGCACGACAGGTCACCGAGCTGGAGAGGGAGTTCCTCGTTAAACTGG GACTGGCCATGGATGGGCAGAAGGATGGCCGGCCCTCCAGTGCCATGGGGAGCGAAGGCGAGGCTCTAGACGAGGATGACGATGATGACGACGAAGAGGGAGGGGCGGACACAGAGGAACAGTCTGGCAATGAGAGCGAGATGAACGAGCCAGAGGAAGAA GAAGGGTCTGAGAATGAGGAAGAAGagcgggaggaagaggaggaggagaacactGACTATCTGACCGACTCCAACAAGGAGAACGAGACAGACGAGGAGAACAAT GAGGTGACCATCCGTGGTGGCGGTCTGAAGCATGTGGCATGTGCTGAGGATGAGGACTTCATCCAGGCTCTGGACAAGATGATGCTGGAGAACCTGCAG cagcGGAGCGGGGAGGCGGTGAAGGTGCACCAGTTGGACGTGGCCATCCCCCTGCAGCTGAAGAGCCAGCTGAAGAAAGGTCCTGGCGGACCCGTCTGCTCTGGAGAGGGGGACGCAGACATCTCAGACACCATGCAGTTTGTCATGCTCACACGCAAGGGCAACAagcagcag TTTAAGATCCTGAATGTGCCTTTATCTTCCCATCTGGCTGCCAACCACTTCAACCAGCAGCAggcagagcaggaggagaggatgaggatgaagaAGCTCACTCTGGACATCAACGAGAGACAGGAGCAAGAGGACTACCAAG AAATGATGGCGTCTCTGGCCCAGCGGCCCGCTCCTGCCAACACCAACCGGGAGCGGCGGCCGCGCTACCAACACCCCAAAGGGGCACCCAACGCCGACCTCATCTTCAAGACCGGAGGAAG AAAGCAGGAAACAAAGCAGGAGAGAATTGAAAGGCACGAAAAGCGTGACAGACAAGAGAGGCAAGAGAAACACGAGTGA